In one Mycobacteriales bacterium genomic region, the following are encoded:
- a CDS encoding ABC transporter ATP-binding protein yields MSAVISVTDLTVARGGRTVLHEVSFEVEAGTVTGLLGPSGCGKTTLMRCLVGVQLIAGGSVQVLGQPAGSPPLRSAVGYVTQSPAIYSDLTLRENLRYFARVLGASRDQIGRVVEQVDLSAQIDQVVASMSGGERARASLASALLGAPRVLVLDEPTVGLDPVLRRSLWSTFRELADSGVALIVSSHVMDEAERCQRLLLMRSGRIVADSTPSGLLESTGCETVEAAFLHIADSLDAA; encoded by the coding sequence ATGAGCGCCGTGATCAGCGTGACGGACCTCACTGTCGCGCGCGGCGGCCGAACAGTGCTGCACGAGGTGTCGTTCGAGGTCGAAGCCGGCACGGTCACGGGACTGCTCGGGCCGAGTGGCTGCGGGAAGACCACGCTGATGCGTTGCCTGGTCGGTGTGCAGCTGATCGCCGGCGGCTCGGTCCAGGTGCTCGGTCAGCCCGCCGGCTCGCCACCGCTTCGATCCGCGGTCGGCTACGTCACCCAGAGCCCCGCGATCTACAGCGACCTGACCCTGCGCGAGAACTTGCGCTACTTTGCCCGCGTGCTGGGCGCGAGCCGTGATCAGATCGGCCGAGTGGTCGAGCAGGTCGACCTGTCCGCGCAGATCGACCAGGTCGTCGCCAGCATGTCGGGAGGCGAACGTGCCCGAGCATCGCTCGCCTCCGCGCTGCTCGGTGCGCCGCGGGTTCTTGTCCTCGACGAGCCGACCGTCGGACTCGATCCCGTCCTTCGGCGCAGCCTGTGGAGCACGTTCCGGGAGCTCGCCGACAGCGGCGTCGCGCTGATCGTGTCCAGTCATGTCATGGACGAGGCGGAGCGATGCCAACGCCTGCTGCTGATGCGGTCCGGCCGGATCGTCGCCGACTCGACCCCCAGTGGCCTGCTGGAGTCGACCGGATGCGAGACGGTCGAGGCGGCGTTCCTGCACATCGCCGACAGCCTGGATGCGGCATGA
- a CDS encoding universal stress protein, giving the protein MTSADRSPIVVVGIDGSTNSELALRWAEAYAVAAGYGLRLVCAWQVPTSFGHPVPHEGYEPVVAAREVAEKAATGVAVPPERVETLVPMGPAGEVLVEVSRGAALLVVGHRGHTAIGERLPGSVSAYCVHHAHVPVVVVPSARPR; this is encoded by the coding sequence ATGACATCGGCGGATCGGTCCCCCATCGTCGTCGTTGGTATCGACGGCTCGACCAACTCCGAGCTCGCCCTGCGCTGGGCCGAGGCCTATGCCGTGGCTGCAGGTTACGGGCTGCGGCTGGTGTGCGCCTGGCAGGTACCCACCTCGTTCGGGCATCCCGTGCCGCACGAGGGCTATGAGCCCGTAGTCGCCGCCCGTGAGGTCGCCGAGAAGGCGGCCACCGGTGTGGCTGTGCCGCCCGAGCGGGTCGAAACCCTGGTCCCGATGGGGCCGGCGGGCGAGGTGCTGGTGGAGGTCAGCCGCGGCGCCGCCCTGCTTGTCGTCGGCCACCGTGGACACACCGCGATCGGCGAGCGGCTGCCCGGCTCGGTGAGCGCGTACTGCGTCCACCATGCACACGTCCCGGTCGTGGTCGTACCGTCCGCGCGCCCGCGTTAG
- a CDS encoding universal stress protein, with translation MANDQAPIVVVGVDGSPESQQAVDWAERYATASGATLRLVIAWEHAQAYGQPMMFEGYHPHEEADALVNKVKGAMAVPADRVETRVVEGAPGPALVASAEGADALVVGSQGHGAVSSLLLGSVSSYCVHHASCPIVVVR, from the coding sequence ATGGCGAACGACCAAGCCCCGATCGTCGTCGTCGGCGTCGATGGGTCACCGGAGAGTCAGCAGGCCGTCGACTGGGCCGAGCGCTACGCCACCGCGTCGGGTGCCACGTTGCGGCTCGTCATCGCGTGGGAGCACGCGCAGGCCTATGGCCAGCCGATGATGTTCGAGGGCTACCACCCGCACGAGGAAGCCGACGCACTGGTCAACAAGGTGAAGGGTGCGATGGCAGTGCCCGCCGACCGGGTCGAGACCCGGGTCGTCGAGGGTGCGCCCGGACCTGCGCTCGTTGCTTCGGCCGAGGGCGCGGACGCGCTCGTGGTCGGCAGTCAGGGTCATGGCGCGGTTAGCAGCCTGCTGCTGGGGTCGGTGAGCTCGTACTGCGTGCATCACGCGAGCTGTCCGATCGTGGTAGTGCGCTAG
- a CDS encoding universal stress protein, producing the protein MSVTPASRIAEVLMPVDLSHEAWRALPVARSLGDRLAAAIVPVYVDPTAPAEQIASEVPLLIRTSVAGLPVAVEVLGGEDVAGALQARIEASPGALTVMASHGRSQHPERAWGVLCDRLLMTASRSVLVVPQHFDAQRNGTIRRVAACIDAAAPDHTMLREGLALADLVGVPLVVVSVKGHGKLRPGEDDTYHVMAAIFDDLPPASVPVTAEALDDEDPADALVRYADRRAGTVLALAPGAEPRSVYAMTHSVSMAVAREARTPLLVRWHRAEVTV; encoded by the coding sequence ATGAGCGTCACGCCGGCCAGCCGCATCGCCGAGGTGCTGATGCCGGTGGACCTGTCGCATGAAGCCTGGCGAGCGCTTCCCGTCGCCCGCTCGCTGGGCGACCGGCTGGCGGCCGCGATCGTTCCGGTGTATGTCGACCCCACCGCGCCGGCAGAGCAGATCGCCAGCGAAGTGCCTCTGCTCATCCGTACCTCGGTGGCGGGGCTGCCGGTCGCGGTCGAGGTCCTCGGCGGCGAGGACGTCGCCGGAGCGCTTCAGGCGCGGATCGAGGCCAGCCCGGGGGCCTTGACGGTGATGGCGAGCCATGGGCGCAGCCAACATCCCGAACGCGCGTGGGGGGTGCTGTGCGACCGGCTTCTCATGACCGCTTCGCGATCCGTTCTCGTCGTACCCCAGCACTTCGACGCGCAGCGCAACGGCACCATTCGGCGGGTGGCGGCGTGCATCGACGCGGCCGCTCCGGACCACACGATGCTCCGCGAAGGGTTGGCGCTCGCCGATCTGGTCGGCGTCCCACTCGTGGTTGTCTCCGTCAAGGGTCACGGCAAGCTGCGCCCGGGTGAGGACGACACGTACCACGTCATGGCTGCGATCTTCGACGACCTTCCGCCCGCCAGCGTGCCGGTGACCGCGGAGGCGCTCGACGACGAGGATCCGGCCGACGCGCTGGTGAGGTACGCCGACCGGCGCGCCGGCACCGTGCTCGCACTGGCGCCCGGCGCCGAACCCCGGTCGGTCTACGCCATGACGCACAGCGTGTCGATGGCGGTCGCCCGCGAGGCGCGCACTCCGCTGCTCGTGCGGTGGCACCGCGCGGAGGTGACCGTCTAG
- a CDS encoding response regulator transcription factor has protein sequence MTEPIRVFLCDDHEVVRRGVKDMLEADGDITVVGEASSASEALARIPALRPQVAVLDVRLPDGSGVAVCRDLRSAMPDLSCLMLTSFADDEAMLDAIMAGAQGFVLKQIRGSDLVNAVRTVAAGGSLLDATATRRVMERLRAHGETQDRLAGLSEQERKVLDLIGEGLTNRQIGERMFLAEKTVKNYVSNVLAKLGLERRTQAAILAHEVHRQTIEE, from the coding sequence GTGACGGAACCGATCCGGGTGTTCCTCTGCGACGACCACGAGGTGGTCCGGCGCGGGGTGAAGGACATGCTCGAGGCGGACGGCGACATCACCGTCGTAGGTGAGGCATCGTCGGCATCCGAAGCCCTTGCCCGCATACCCGCGTTGCGGCCGCAGGTCGCGGTGCTCGACGTCCGGCTGCCCGACGGCAGCGGCGTGGCGGTCTGCCGTGACCTGCGCAGCGCGATGCCCGATCTGTCCTGCCTGATGCTGACCTCGTTCGCCGACGACGAGGCGATGCTCGACGCGATCATGGCCGGGGCGCAGGGATTCGTGCTCAAGCAGATTCGGGGGTCCGACCTGGTCAACGCCGTCCGCACGGTGGCGGCCGGCGGTTCCCTGCTCGACGCCACCGCCACCCGCCGCGTGATGGAACGGTTGCGCGCCCACGGTGAGACCCAGGACCGGTTGGCCGGGCTGTCCGAGCAGGAACGCAAGGTCCTCGACCTGATCGGCGAGGGTCTGACCAACCGGCAGATCGGCGAGCGGATGTTCCTTGCCGAGAAGACGGTCAAGAACTACGTCTCGAACGTGCTGGCCAAGCTCGGCCTGGAACGCCGTACCCAGGCGGCGATCCTCGCCCACGAGGTGCATCGGCAGACCATCGAGGAGTAG
- a CDS encoding pyridoxamine 5'-phosphate oxidase family protein: MNSTERMTGEAVVREMSRAECLEALRSQRLGRIAISQNALPSILPVNYAMDVANIVFRTSAGSALARACNKTIVAFEIDRYEPATGTGWSVVVVGAADALSGGDWLRAVELGLPSAAAADGEVFIRITPGMITGRVVGSMPVVYEI, translated from the coding sequence ATGAACAGCACTGAGCGCATGACGGGGGAGGCGGTCGTGCGCGAGATGTCCCGAGCCGAGTGTCTGGAGGCGCTCCGCTCGCAGCGCCTGGGGCGCATCGCGATCAGCCAGAATGCGTTGCCGTCGATCCTGCCGGTGAACTACGCGATGGACGTCGCCAACATCGTCTTCCGGACCAGCGCGGGTAGCGCTCTGGCGCGGGCCTGCAACAAGACGATCGTGGCTTTCGAGATCGACCGCTACGAGCCGGCGACGGGCACCGGCTGGAGCGTCGTCGTTGTCGGCGCTGCTGATGCGCTGAGCGGTGGCGACTGGCTGCGTGCGGTCGAGCTCGGCCTGCCCAGCGCGGCTGCAGCCGACGGTGAGGTGTTTATCCGGATCACGCCGGGCATGATCACCGGCCGCGTGGTCGGCAGCATGCCGGTCGTCTACGAGATCTAG